Genomic DNA from Egibacteraceae bacterium:
GCGGCAGCTCGGGGTGCGGGTCGCGGTCGACGACTTCGGCACGGGCTACTCGTCGCTCAGCTACCTGCGCCGCCTGCCGGTGGACACGCTGAAGATCGACAAGTCGTTCATCGACGGCATCACCCTCGGCCCGGACGACGCCGCCCTGGCCCGGGCCATCATCCGCATCGGTGAGACCATGCACCTCGGCGTCGTCGCCGAGGGCGTGGAGACCGCCGCCCAGGCCACCCGGCTACGCGCCATGGGATGCCTCGCCGCACAGGGGTTCCACTTCTTCCGACCGCTGCCCGCCGCCGAGCTGCCCGCCGCCGTCACCGCGCCGGCCGACGTGGGCGCCGCCGCCTCCTGAGACGTGAATCGCCCGGCCTGCCCGTCACCGCCGGGGGCTGCTACGGTCGGCGCATCCACGTCTGGGAGGCGTCATGAGCGAGGTGCTTGTCCTCGGCGCAGGCTTCGGCGGGCTGGCGGCCGCCCACGAGCTGCGCCGGCTGCTGCCCCCGGACGACGAGGTCGTCGTCGTGGCGAGCAGCGCGCAGTTCTTCGTGGGGTTCGCCAAGCTGTGGGATCTGGTCGGGGCCCGCGCGCTGACCGAGGGCACCGCCCCGCTGGAGCACCTGGACCGCCACGGCATCCGCTTCGTGCACGCTGCGGTGACCGGCATCGATCCGGTCGAGCGCCGCGTGGAGACCGATGCGGGACCGATGACCGGCGACGGGCTGGTCGTCGCCCTCGGTGCCGGCTTCGCCCCCGCGCACGTCGCGCTGCTGGCGCAGGGCGGGCACAACCTGTACGACGCGGACGCGCTGCCGGCGATGCGCGCGGCCCTGGACCAGCTGACCGCGGGCCGCCTGGTCGTCAGCATCCTCGGCGGGCCCTACCTGTGCCCGCCGGCGCCGTACGAGGCGGCGCTGGCGATCGACGAGTGGCTGCGCGCGCGCGGACGGCGTGACGCCGTGGACCTGGCCATCTCCACGCCACAGCCGCTGACGCTGCCCGTGGCCGGGCCGGACGCCAGCCGGTACGTCGCCGACCAGCTCACCGACCGTGACGTCACGGTGCTGACCGAGCACGCCGTGGAGGCGATCGAGCCGCGGACGGTGCGCTTCCGGGGCGGCACGTCGCTGGACGCGGCGGTGTGCTTCGGGGTCCCGGCCGCCGCCCCGCCGCCGGTGCTGGCCGCCAGCCCGCTCGCCGGCGCGTCCGGATGGGCCGAACCCGACCCCGCGACCTTCCGCAGCGCGTTCGCGCGGGTCTACACCGTCGGGGACTGCACGCTCGTGCCGACGGCGACCGCCCAGCTGCCGAAGGCCGGGGTCTTCGCCGAGGCCGCGGGCACGGTGGCGGCGCGCAACCTCGCGGCTGACCTGCACGGCGGCGAGCCCGCGACGTTCGACGGGCACGGCTACTGCTACCTCGAGCTGCCCGGCAAGCTCGTGGCGACCGTCACCGGGGACTTCTACGCACACCCGCGCCCGGCGGTCACGCTGTCCCCACCCGACGCGGCCGCGTACGCCGCCAAGCAGCAGTGGGAGGCCGACCGCCTGCGGACCTGGCTCGGCTAACGACGTGTTTGGCTGCTCACCGTCTGGACTCGGGTCGCTCGTTGATCGGGGGGTCGGGGTGGAGCCGCGGGCGACGGCGGGATCACCGAGCGGGCTCGGGTTCGTCGCCCGCGGCGATGCCGGATCGGCAGGTCGGGCCGATCAGGCAGGACTGGTGCGGTCGCGGTAGGTCACCATCGCGGCGACCCAGACGACCAGTCCGATCACCCCGACCGCTGAGGTGACCGAGCCGGTCGCCAGCGCGATCGGCTCTCCGAGGTCGACCGTGCCGTCTCCGGCGAGCGTGACCACGGCCAGGAGTCCGGCATGGGACATGCCGGTCAGGAACATCGTCAGCCCGATGCGGGCGAGGCGATTGGGCATCGGCAGCCGTCGCTGGATCGCACGGGCGATCACCAGCGCAAGTGGGGGTGCGCACAGGGCTGCCGCAGCCGTCTGGGTGCCGATCACGATCGCGGCGACGATCGCGGCGGCGAGCAGTCCGGACGCCGTCAGCATGACCGCGTCACGCCGCGGTGGGGTCGGTCGCGCTGCGACGTCGCCCTGAGCGGTGGCGTCGGCCGCGTCGAGCAGGGCGGGGATGAACACCGCCAGCCCGAGCAGCGGCAGCACGATCGTCCAGAAGAACGGGAAGGTCGGCAGCGTCCCGACCGCGATCAGCGTCGAGCCGAGGCGTCGGTTGCGGCGGCGCAGTCGGATGCCCACGAGCATGCCGATGCCCAGCGCGGCGATCACCACCCCGCCGACCGCGGCACCAACCGTGCGGTCCTCGTACGGCAACATCACGCCCAGCACCGTCAGCATCGCACCGAGCACGCCGGCGATCGCCAGCCACCAGTTCGCCTTCATCCATTGACGCATGGGTCGTCCTCTCGGGTTGGGCGACCGATCCCGAGAAGTCGCGATCTGTGCCTGCCGCCAGAGCAGGTCGGCGGGCAGGCCCGCCAGGGTCCGCGCCACCATGCTGGTGGCCACGGCCGCGGGGGAGGCGCCGACCTCGCCACCCCAACGACATTGTTCAAAGCAGTCCGACGCCAACTCCTCCAGGCGCCGATCACGGGCCCCGCCGTCGACGCCGCGGGTGTACAGCCGTGCCCAACCGAGCACCAGCGCCTCCGCGCGGTCCGGCGCGGTCATGTGCCGCCCTCCCAGCGGGGTTGGCCCGGGGAGTGGGCCGTACCGTGTTCCTGCCGCCACGCGGCCAGACGGCGTTCGCCCACGCCGGTGACCGTGTACAGCCGGCGTCGCGGCCGGCCCTCCTCGTGGGCGAGCCCGGCCTCCTCCCACCGCGACACCAGCAGCCCGTCGTCCTCCAGCCGACCCAGCGCCTTGTACAGCGTCCCGTGCGACGTCAGCTTCCGTCCGGCGCGACCGCCCGCGATGCGATGGGCGAGCTCGAAGCCGTGGAACTCGTCCTCGCCGTCGCGCCGGCCGGCCAGCCCGGCCTCGAGGATGTCCACCTCGATCGGCAGCAGTGCCCCGGGCTTGCGTCGTGGCATCGGATGCACCCCCAGCAGGAGGGAGAGGACTCGGTGAGACAAGAATAGGAAGATAGGGGTCCGGAGTCAAGACCTTCTTGTCCGGGCATCCTGTCCAGCACCGGCGCCACGCCCCGCGCGCAGCAGCAGCGACGCGGCCGTCACCGCGACGGCAGCCCCAAGCGCCGCCGACGCGCCCAGGTACAGGGCGGCAACCAGGCCGGCGAGCAGCAGCGCCCCGCCGACGGCCACGCGCCACGGGCGCGCCGTCACCGGCACGGTCGCCCGCCGGCGTCGCTCGAAGGCCACGACCGCGAGCAGCACCGGCCCGACCATCAGGGTCGCCAGCCCGATCCACAGCAGCCGCGCCGCCCAGAACGCGGGGTCGCCCGGGTCCCCCGCGTCGACCGGCAGACCGAGGCGCACCGCGATCGCGGCGGCCGGCACCTCGGCGAGCTTGTGCCACAGGTACAGGGGCATCCCCAGCGCAGTCAGCAGCGCGACGACCCTGCCCGACCCCCGGGCCGCCACCCGCCGGGCCAGGGGCTCCAGCGCCACCACCATCCCGACCTGCAGCCAGATGACCCCGAGCAGCGCGAGCGTCGGCGGCAGCACGTTGCTGGATCCCGCCAGGTCCCCGCCGACCATCGCGGTCGGATAGCCCGCGCGCACCGCGACCAGCAGCCACAGCAGGCCCAGCGCCACCAGGCCCGCACCGCCCGGGGACCGCAGGCCCTTCCTGCCCCAGATCACCCCCAGCTGCTGCGGGACCAGCCACACGAGCATCATGTTCAGCCACCCCGGCCCGCCGGCCACCGCGGTGACCTGGTCGCCCAGTCGGCTCAGCGTGGCCGGGGTCACCGGTCCGGCGGTCAGCGCCCGCACCACCTCGACGCCCCCGGCCGCCACCACGAGCCCCAGCACGACCCGCCAGCCCCACCGGCGGTCGGCCGCGACCGCCGCCGGCAGGCACGCCTGCAGCGCGAGCAGCATCACCAGGAACCACAGATGCACCGTCAGCGACTGGTCGAACACGTCGATGAAGCGTGCGGTCCCCGCCCAGATGGCGGCAGCGCCGACCAGCAGCGCCAACGCCCACAGGTAGGTGGCCGTGGGGCGGGCGAGGCGCAGGGCGCGCGCGCCCCACCAGGCCGAGAGCGTCACTCCCTCCCGGTTGACCCGGTCGGCGGAGTGCGCGGTCACCGCTGCGGACACGAACATGAACAGGGGCACGACCTGCAGCACCCAGGTGAGCAACCCGGCGGTCCGCCACACGTCGAGCAGGTGGTCGGCACCCTGCAGGCCCCCGTCGACCCGGGGCAGGGTGGCCAGCCAGTGACCCAGGACGACGACCAGCAGCGCCCCGGCGCGCAGCGCGTCGGCGTAGCGGTCGTGCGACCGGGCCGGCGGCGCGGCGGACTCGGGCCCCCCCGCTCCCGCCCTTCCCGCCGCACCCGCCGCCATCGTCGCTCCCGCATGGGCCACCCGGCACGCTCGGGACAATGGTACGCCCCGGCGCGCAGCCGGTCCGCCGCCCGGCGACTTCAGTTTCCCGTCCCTGGTGCCGACAGACCAAGGGGCGAGCAGCGGACGGAGGTGACGGTGAAGCGGACCTGGACGGCCGCGGCGGTCGCCGCCGGCGTGCTCCTGCTCGCCTACCTGCTCGCCACCGACCCCGTCTGGCGCCAGAGCGCGTGGCTGGCGCTGGTCGCCGGGGCGACCGGCTCGGTCTACGCCGGCATCCGCCTGCACCGGCCACCGACCCGGCGCCCCTACGTGCTGCTGCTCGGCGCCCTCGTCCTGCTGACCGCGGTCAACGTGATCGAGTTCCCGGCGTGGCACGCGAGCGACTCGGTGCTGACGGTCGCGACGGCGTTGGAGCTGCTCGCGTTCCCGACCATGGGGCTGGCCACCCTCGACCTGGTCCGCCTGCAGACACCCCACGGCGACCGCGAGGGGGTGATCGACGGCACGATCGTCATGGTCGCCCTCGCCACGCTGCTGTCGGGCACCGTGAGCGCCGCCGCGCTGGTCGAGCACACCTCGATCCTGTCCTACGCCCTGCTCGCGGTCGCCCCGATCGTCCTGGCCGGCGTCGCCACCGCGGCCATGCGGCTGCTGCTCGTCGGCAACCAGCGGCTCCCTGCCACGTGGCTGATCGCCGGCGCCCCCCTGCTCGCCCTCGGCGGCCACGTCCTGCGGACCCTCAGCCAGTCGGCCGGGACCTATGCCCGCGGGGGCTGGGAGGACCTGCCGATCGGGCTGTCCTACGGGCTGGTCGGCCTGGCGGTGCTGCACCCCACGATGGTCGCCCTGGCCGGTCCCGCGCCGACGCGCCCGCACCGACTCACCCACGGGCGGGTGGCGATCCTCGGCCTGGCACTGCTCGCGGCCCCGGCCACCATGGTCATGACCGGCAGGACCGTCCTGCCGTTCATCGCCGCGGTGGTGCTGTCGCTGCTGGTCCTCGTGCGCCTGTGGAGCCTGGTCATCGAACGTGAGACGGGCCGCGACGAGATGCGCCGGCAGGCGGCCCACGATCCCCTGACCGGCCTGCCCAACCGCACCTCGCTGCTGGAGCGGCTGGACGACGTCCTGGCGCGCCGGTCGTCGGCGGATCCCGCCGACGCCGTGCTGTTCCTCGACCTCGATGGCTTCAAGCGCGTCAACGACGCGTGGGGCCACGCGGCCGGCGACCAGCTGCTCGTCGCGGTCGCTGACNNNNNNNNNNCCCCCCCGGCCGGACGACCTCCTCGCGCGCCTCGCCGGCGACGAGTTCGTCCTGGTGTGCGAGCGCATCGGTCAGCGCGGCGCCGTCCGGCTCGCGGAGCGGCTGATCGCGGTGCTGAGCGAGCCCTTCGCCCTGGCGGGGGGACCGGCCCAGGTGGGGGCGAGCATCGGGCTGACGCTGCACACCGCCGGCGGCGCGGGGGCGGAGGCGCTGCTGGCCGAGGCCGACGCCGCGATGTACCAGGCGAAGCAGCGGGGCGGCTACGCCTACGAGATCTACGGCGTCACGCTCGGGGCGCGTCTGCAGCGGCGCCGGCAGCTGGAGGCGGACCTCGTCGACGCGCTGCAGACCGGCGGCCTGCGCCTGGAGTACCAGCCCGTCGTCGCGCTCGAGCCCCGGGGCACGGTCGGCTTCGAGGCGCTCCTGCGCTGGGACCACCCGGACCTCGGGGCCATCTCCCCCGTCGAGGCGGTGAGCGCCGCCGAGGCCACCGGCACCGTCGGTGCGCTGGGCGCGTGGGTGCTGCGCGAGGCCTGCGGGCAGCTGGCCCGCTGGAACGCCTCCGCGCCCGCGCACGACCCGCTCACCATGTTCGTCAACGTCTCGGCGCGTGAGCTCCTGGACCCGCGCATGCCCGCCCGCGTCGCGGGCATCCTCGCCGACACCGGGGTCGCGGCCGCGCAGGTGGTCCTGGAGGTGACCGAGCACGCCGCGCTCGACGTCACCGGGACCGGCCTGCAGACGCTGGGCGCCCTCCGGCTGCAGGGCCTGCGCATCGCGCTGGACGACTTCGGGACCGGGTACTCGTCGCTGACCCACCTGCAGCAGGTGCCGTTCGACTTCATCAAGATCGACACCTCGTTCACGACCGACCTCGACGTCGCCGTCGACAACCGCGCCATCGTGGCCGCCATCGTCAGCATGGCCGGCCACCTCGGAGCCCAGGTGGTGGGCGAGGGCATCGAGACCGCCGCGCAACTCGACGCCCTGCGCGAGCTGGGGTGCGCCCTCGGCCAGGGGTGGCTGCTCGGCCGGCCGCGCCCCGCCGGCGTGATCGGCGGCGCGCAGCTCAGCGGGCGACCGCGCCGTGAGCGCGACGCCGTGGCCGCCTCGCCGTCAGCGCACCCGCCGCTGCACCGGCACGGGTGACCGGGAGCCCGGCGCGACCACCAGGCCGTCGAGCAGCCGTCGGGTCACCGCGGCGATGTCGTCGACCGCCGCGGCGAACGCGTCCTCGTTGACCTTCGCCGGGCTGCGGTAGCCGCTGACCTTGCGGACGTACTGCACGGCGGCGTCGCGGACCTCGGCGTCGCTGGCCGGCGGGTCCGCGCCGCGCAGCTGCTGGATGCTGCGACACATGACGTGACCGGGACCCGGCTACCCGGCCGAGGTCTGCAGGAGGTACATGATCACGATCACCACGGCCGACACCGCGAGCAGGCCGAAGGTGAAGTTGCGCAGGCTGTTGTCGGGGCCGGACCGACCGTCCGGCGTGTCCTCGGTGCTCATGCTCGCGTCTCCTCGGTTCGGGGGGTGCCCTGCAGTATGCCTCGTGGGGACCGGCCCGACGATCTCAGCCGACCGGTTCGCCCTGCCATGCCTCGCGCCACGTGAGCTTGCCACCGGCCAGCAGCGACGCGGAGTACAGGCGCCCGGCCAGTGCGACGGTGGCCACCGTGCCGGCCAGCGTCACGGTGCAGGAGGCCACCACCTGCCACAGCGGGATCACGTCGAACGCGACCCGCGCGGGCACGGTGAACGGCGCGGTCGGGGGCAGGTAGGTCAGCACCTGCGCCCCCACGCCGCCGGGATCGGGCAGGACGGCGAAGACGACCGCGAAGTAGGTTCCGATGAGGATGAAGTTCAGCGGCCCCGCGCTGCCCTGGGCATCCTCGGCGTTGGCGGCCAGGGATCCGGCCACGGTGTACAGCGCGGCGAAGAACACGAACCCGAGCACGAGCATCACCAGCGCCACCACGACCGTCGCCGCAGTCGCGGGCGGCAGCTCGACGGTGTCGGCCACCGCGTTGGCGGCGAGGACCGCACCGACCAGGACGGCGATCTGACCGAGCGCCAGCGCCGTCATCGCCGTGATCTTCGCGGTGAGCAGCTGCCAGGGCCGGACGCTGCCCAGCAGCACCTCGATGACCCGGCTGGACTTCTCCTCGACCGCGCCGGTCAGCAGGGAGCCGGCGTTGACGGACAGGGCGAGGAACAGCAGCAAGGTCGAGGCGAAGCCGACCATGCCCGCACCGAAGGCGCCGTCCTCGTCCTGCGTGCCGTCCGGGTCGACGACGTCGAGCGGCGGGGGCGGGGTCATCGCCACGGCCAGCTGCTCGTCGCTCA
This window encodes:
- a CDS encoding FAD/NAD(P)-binding oxidoreductase yields the protein MSEVLVLGAGFGGLAAAHELRRLLPPDDEVVVVASSAQFFVGFAKLWDLVGARALTEGTAPLEHLDRHGIRFVHAAVTGIDPVERRVETDAGPMTGDGLVVALGAGFAPAHVALLAQGGHNLYDADALPAMRAALDQLTAGRLVVSILGGPYLCPPAPYEAALAIDEWLRARGRRDAVDLAISTPQPLTLPVAGPDASRYVADQLTDRDVTVLTEHAVEAIEPRTVRFRGGTSLDAAVCFGVPAAAPPPVLAASPLAGASGWAEPDPATFRSAFARVYTVGDCTLVPTATAQLPKAGVFAEAAGTVAARNLAADLHGGEPATFDGHGYCYLELPGKLVATVTGDFYAHPRPAVTLSPPDAAAYAAKQQWEADRLRTWLG
- a CDS encoding helix-turn-helix transcriptional regulator, which codes for MPRRKPGALLPIEVDILEAGLAGRRDGEDEFHGFELAHRIAGGRAGRKLTSHGTLYKALGRLEDDGLLVSRWEEAGLAHEEGRPRRRLYTVTGVGERRLAAWRQEHGTAHSPGQPRWEGGT
- a CDS encoding acyltransferase, which gives rise to MAHAGATMAAGAAGRAGAGGPESAAPPARSHDRYADALRAGALLVVVLGHWLATLPRVDGGLQGADHLLDVWRTAGLLTWVLQVVPLFMFVSAAVTAHSADRVNREGVTLSAWWGARALRLARPTATYLWALALLVGAAAIWAGTARFIDVFDQSLTVHLWFLVMLLALQACLPAAVAADRRWGWRVVLGLVVAAGGVEVVRALTAGPVTPATLSRLGDQVTAVAGGPGWLNMMLVWLVPQQLGVIWGRKGLRSPGGAGLVALGLLWLLVAVRAGYPTAMVGGDLAGSSNVLPPTLALLGVIWLQVGMVVALEPLARRVAARGSGRVVALLTALGMPLYLWHKLAEVPAAAIAVRLGLPVDAGDPGDPAFWAARLLWIGLATLMVGPVLLAVVAFERRRRATVPVTARPWRVAVGGALLLAGLVAALYLGASAALGAAVAVTAASLLLRAGRGAGAGQDARTRRS
- a CDS encoding GGDEF domain-containing protein — translated: MTVKRTWTAAAVAAGVLLLAYLLATDPVWRQSAWLALVAGATGSVYAGIRLHRPPTRRPYVLLLGALVLLTAVNVIEFPAWHASDSVLTVATALELLAFPTMGLATLDLVRLQTPHGDREGVIDGTIVMVALATLLSGTVSAAALVEHTSILSYALLAVAPIVLAGVATAAMRLLLVGNQRLPATWLIAGAPLLALGGHVLRTLSQSAGTYARGGWEDLPIGLSYGLVGLAVLHPTMVALAGPAPTRPHRLTHGRVAILGLALLAAPATMVMTGRTVLPFIAAVVLSLLVLVRLWSLVIERETGRDEMRRQAAHDPLTGLPNRTSLLERLDDVLARRSSADPADAVLFLDLDGFKRVNDAWGHAAGDQLLVAVAD
- a CDS encoding GGDEF domain-containing phosphodiesterase codes for the protein PPRPDDLLARLAGDEFVLVCERIGQRGAVRLAERLIAVLSEPFALAGGPAQVGASIGLTLHTAGGAGAEALLAEADAAMYQAKQRGGYAYEIYGVTLGARLQRRRQLEADLVDALQTGGLRLEYQPVVALEPRGTVGFEALLRWDHPDLGAISPVEAVSAAEATGTVGALGAWVLREACGQLARWNASAPAHDPLTMFVNVSARELLDPRMPARVAGILADTGVAAAQVVLEVTEHAALDVTGTGLQTLGALRLQGLRIALDDFGTGYSSLTHLQQVPFDFIKIDTSFTTDLDVAVDNRAIVAAIVSMAGHLGAQVVGEGIETAAQLDALRELGCALGQGWLLGRPRPAGVIGGAQLSGRPRRERDAVAASPSAHPPLHRHG
- a CDS encoding DUF2277 domain-containing protein, which codes for MCRSIQQLRGADPPASDAEVRDAAVQYVRKVSGYRSPAKVNEDAFAAAVDDIAAVTRRLLDGLVVAPGSRSPVPVQRRVR
- a CDS encoding ABC transporter permease — translated: MSGPQIVWLIIRREATDRLRSKVYVYGTLAVTVAMAGLVLYAGLSADEPARYEVGVVGAVPTGFDEVLAAGAAGQDVEVELAELADREAAAAAITAGEVDAVLLDATELMADGFPDAQLATLVETALHQAATAADLEAAGLSDEQLAVAMTPPPPLDVVDPDGTQDEDGAFGAGMVGFASTLLLFLALSVNAGSLLTGAVEEKSSRVIEVLLGSVRPWQLLTAKITAMTALALGQIAVLVGAVLAANAVADTVELPPATAATVVVALVMLVLGFVFFAALYTVAGSLAANAEDAQGSAGPLNFILIGTYFAVVFAVLPDPGGVGAQVLTYLPPTAPFTVPARVAFDVIPLWQVVASCTVTLAGTVATVALAGRLYSASLLAGGKLTWREAWQGEPVG